DNA sequence from the Deltaproteobacteria bacterium genome:
GCCAGAGCCCGGCCATGAAGCGCGTCTTCGACCTGCTCGACCGCGTGGCCGACTCGGAGGCCTCGGTGCTCGTCACCGGCGAGACGGGGACGGGCAAGGAGCTCGTGGCCTCCGCGCTGCACCAGCGCAGCCGCCGACGCCAGGGACCGTTCGTGGCGATCAACTGCGCCGCGATGCCCGAGACGCTCCTCGAGAGCCAGCTCTTCGGCCACGCGAAGGGCGCCTTCACCGACGCGCGCCAGGCGCAAGTAGGGCTCTTCGTTCAGGCCAGCGGGGGAACGCTCTTTCTCGACGAGATCGGGGACATGCCGGTGGGGCTGCAACCGAAGATCCTGCGCGCGCTGCAGGAGCGCACGGTGCGGCCGCTCGGCGGCGAGGCGGAGATCCCCTTCGACGCGCGCATCGTCGCCGCGACGAACCGCGACCTCGAGACGGCCGTGGCCGACGGACGCTTTCGGGAGGACCTCTACTTCCGCATCAACGTGATCCACGTCGAGCTGCCGCCGCTTCGCGCGCGCGGGAGCGACGTCCTGGTCCTGGCGCAGCACTTCGTCGAGCACTTCGCGGCGGTGGCCGACAAGCCCGTCGTCGGTCTCTCGAGCGCCGCGGCGGAGAAGCTCCTCGCCTACGCGTGGCCCGGCAACGTGCGCGAGCTGCAGAACTGCGTCGAGCGGGCGGTCGCGCTCGCGCGGTACGACCAGGTCGCGGTGGAAGACCTGCCGGAGAAGATCCGGAGCTACCGCCGCTCGCACGTGATCGTGGCCAGCGAGGACCCGTCGGAGCTCGTACCGATGGAGGAGGTCGAGCGCCGCTACATCCTGCGCGTGCTCGACAGCGTGGGCGGCAACAAGACCCTCGCCGCGCAGGTCCTGGGCTTCGACCGCAAGACCCTCTACCGCAAGCTTGAGCGCTACGAGGCGATGGCCGCGCGAGGGAAGTAAGTCGACCT
Encoded proteins:
- a CDS encoding sigma-54-dependent Fis family transcriptional regulator, which encodes MTAHPRVLIVDDERAMCDLLASGLSRRGFAATACSGADEGFATLEQSEFDVVLTDLNLRGGTSGIELCERIVANRPDVPVVVLTAFGSLETAVAAIRAGAYDFITKPVEIDALVITLQRAVQHRSLRAEVKRLRKVVDQSQSFERILGQSPAMKRVFDLLDRVADSEASVLVTGETGTGKELVASALHQRSRRRQGPFVAINCAAMPETLLESQLFGHAKGAFTDARQAQVGLFVQASGGTLFLDEIGDMPVGLQPKILRALQERTVRPLGGEAEIPFDARIVAATNRDLETAVADGRFREDLYFRINVIHVELPPLRARGSDVLVLAQHFVEHFAAVADKPVVGLSSAAAEKLLAYAWPGNVRELQNCVERAVALARYDQVAVEDLPEKIRSYRRSHVIVASEDPSELVPMEEVERRYILRVLDSVGGNKTLAAQVLGFDRKTLYRKLERYEAMAARGK